The following are encoded in a window of Alosa sapidissima isolate fAloSap1 chromosome 12, fAloSap1.pri, whole genome shotgun sequence genomic DNA:
- the LOC121724938 gene encoding 4-trimethylaminobutyraldehyde dehydrogenase A yields the protein MAQKPLLQLPEFCNVSTGTLVVKEPLNYWNGSRVKPKDVKNAEPVYEPATGRVLCDLVPCGEEEVDQAIKSAHSAFLKWSKLAGMERARIMLEAARIIRERRDEIARVEVVNNGKSITEAQVDIDISWQTIEYYAGIAPTLAGQHIQLPGGSFAYTRREPLGVCAGIGAWNYPFQIAAWKSAPALACGNAMVFKPSPMTPVTAVILAEIYKEAGAPEGLFNVVQGGAETGTLLCHHPTVAKVSFTGSVATGKKVMEMSSKGVKQVTLELGGKSPLIIFKDCELENAVKGALMANFLTQGQVCCNGTRVYVQRDIMPQFLEEVVKRTKAIPLGDPQLEGTRMGALISRPQLDKVLAYVDGAKKQGANVLCGGEPFMPSDPKLKGGYFMSPCVLDNCRDDMTCVKEEIFGPVMSVLPFDTEEEVLQRANNSTYGLASGVFTRDVARAHRVAENLQAGTCFINNYNVSPVEVPFGGYKMSGFGRENGQVTIEYYTQLKTVVVEMGDVDSLF from the exons GCCGTGTGCTCTGTGACCTGGTGCcttgtggagaggaggaggtcgACCAGGCCATCAAGAGCGCCCACTCTGCCTTTCTAAAATGGAGCAAGCTGGCTGGCATGGAGAGAGCCCGCATTATGCTGGAAGCAGCTCGCATCATTAGG GAGCGCAGAGATGAAATAGCCAGAGTGGAAGTGGTCAACAATGGAAAATCCATCACTGAAGCCCAGGTGGATATAGACATATCATGGCAGACCATAGAATACTATGCTGGCATTGCCCCAACTTTGGCAG GCCAGCACATCCAGCTCCCAGGCGGCTCCTTTGCATATACCCGCCGTGagcctctgggtgtgtgtgccgGCATTGGTGCCTGGAACTACCCCTTCCAGATCGCAGCCTGGAAGTCTGCTCCTGCATTGGCTTGTG GTAATGCCATGGTGTTCAAACCCTCCCCAATGACACCAGTCACAGCAGTCATACTGGCAGAGATCTATAAGGAAGCTGGTGCACCAGAGGGGCTCTTTAACGTGGTCCAGGGTGGGGCAGAGACAGGGACCCTGTTGTGCCACCATCCAACAGTGGCTAAGGTGTCTTTTACAGGCAGCGTCGCAACTGGAAAAAAG GTCATGGAGATGTCCTCTAAAGGGGTAAAGCAGGTGACCTTGGAACTGGGAGGGAAGTCTCCTCTGATCATTTTTAAGGACTGTGAGCTGGAGAACGCTGTGAAGGGTGCACTGATGGCTAACTTCCTGACCCAGGGACAG GTGTGCTGTAATGGTACCCGAGTGTACGTCCAGAGAGACATCATGCCGCAGTTCCTGGAGGAGGTGGTAAAGAGGACCAAGGCCATCCCTCTGGGAGACCCCCAACTGGAGGGCACCCGCATGGGGGCCCTGATCAGCAGGCCACAGCTGGACAAGGTGCTGGCCTACGTCGACGGGGCTAAGAAACAG GGTGCCAATGTGCTTTGTGGAGGAGAGCCGTTTATGCCAAGTGATCCAAAACTGAAGGGGGGCTACTTCATGTCTCCATGTGTGCTGG ACAACTGCAGGGACGACATGACCTGTGTGAAGGAGGAGATCTTTGGGCCCGTCATGTCCGTCTTGCCCTTTGACACGGAGGAAGAGGTCCTGCAGAGAGCCAACAACTCCACCTACGGGTTGGCCTCCGGCGTCTTCACTAG GGATGTGGCCCGTGCTCATCGCGTGGCCGAAAACCTGCAGGCTGGAACCTGCTTTATCAACAACTACAACGTCAGCCCAGTGGAGGTCCCCTTTGGTGGCTACAAGATGTCAG GCTTTGGCCGGGAGAACGGGCAAGTTACCATTGAGTATTACACTCAGCTGAAGACTGTGGTTGTTGAGATGGGAGATGTTGATAGCCTTTTCTAA